In the genome of Saccharomonospora viridis DSM 43017, one region contains:
- a CDS encoding PaaI family thioesterase — MTENSSDKLIRDLLGGVSPEIAEQQLNDKLGVTFVDLTPERVSATMPVKGNLQPYGLLHGGANAALAESVGSVLAALNAGVDRIAVGLELSCTHHRAAMSGVVTAVATPLHVGRSTITAEIVITNEAGWRTCTARLTCVVRDRVPSP, encoded by the coding sequence GTGACCGAGAACTCGTCTGACAAGCTGATACGCGACCTTCTCGGGGGCGTTTCCCCGGAAATCGCCGAACAGCAGCTCAACGACAAACTCGGCGTCACCTTCGTCGATCTGACACCGGAGCGGGTCAGCGCCACCATGCCGGTGAAGGGCAATCTTCAGCCGTACGGGTTACTGCACGGTGGGGCGAACGCGGCGTTGGCCGAGTCCGTCGGTTCGGTACTGGCGGCGCTGAACGCGGGCGTCGATCGCATAGCGGTGGGTCTGGAGCTGTCCTGCACGCATCATCGCGCCGCCATGTCGGGTGTGGTCACGGCTGTGGCCACCCCCCTGCACGTCGGGCGGAGCACCATCACTGCGGAGATCGTCATCACCAACGAGGCGGGGTGGCGGACGTGCACGGCGCGGCTGACGTGTGTGGTGCGTGATCGGGTCCCGAGTCCCTGA